Part of the Esox lucius isolate fEsoLuc1 chromosome 25, fEsoLuc1.pri, whole genome shotgun sequence genome, CGTGAGGTGTTAATTACTGCCTTTGTGTAGATAATttctgtttgtgtatatgtggggcACGTGTATGTGCTTTTCGTTCCTGCCCAAAGTGGTTGTTGATCGTTGATTGACTGTGAATGTCAATAATTTGACAGGTGCAGAGTGGCGGAGAACATGGCAACGGGGGGAACCTCCTTTGACGAGCAGGAGCTGCACAACTGGACCGTCACCAACGGCAGCAGCTTGGAGGACAGGCTCAACAACATggtgggaggagaagagggagaccATGCTCTGTTCCTTATGTGCtgtgctacttttgaccagacaCTTGTTCACGTTCACAAATCAGTCACTATATTGAGAATATCATGTCAATCTGGAACACTGAGAGTAGCACCTAAATGTATCCTAACTAGAGATTTGTAGTAGTAACTCACTATTATGCAATCTGTCGGTTGTCATGCAGGGGTTTTACTTTAATGTAGGTCTGGTAATGATTCAGGCCGCTGGTTGACTGTAGCCTGTCTGTCCTACTTTGCTTACAATGCTGACCAAATCGAGGCATCAATTTGAAATGGAGTGTTACAAGTGCATTGCACTTACCCTTTGGGGAAGAGCAGAGTGCTTATCAAGCAAGTGCCAGATCCAGGACCCAGGGCTACCTTCAATACCGGGTTATGAGGATGTAAAGCTGGTTGCTTTTTAGTCTCTAGGTTGAAATTCCCACTAGGAATGCATCTAAGATGAGTTTGTAAGTCTTCCCCTTAACCATTGGCACAAGGAAATGTGAAACTGGCCCAGAATCAAGAGTGTAGGGATACTTCACCGAAACATTCCTTCTAAATGCTACCTGTCCCCTCCAACCCTCCCCCGTCAGGACTGGGGTGTCCAGCAGAAGAAGGCGAACCGCTCGTCCGAGAAGAACAGAAAGAAGTTCTCGGCCGGCGGAGTCACGGAGAGCCGGCTGACCAACGACATCTCCCCGGAGTCTACACCGGGCGCGGGGAGGAGGAGGGCCCGCACCCCCCACTCCTTCCCCCATGTTAAGTACACCACCCAGATGTCTGTGCCGGATCAGGCTGAGCTGGACCGCCTGAGGCAGAGGATCAACTTCACTGACCTGGACGAGGTGTGTGTAGCCAAGTTTCTCCCAACAGCTTTGCAATCTCAatcatctctctttttttttttaaactccatgctttacggtggTAATGAGGTTCGTCTGTTAAATGCCATTGTTTTGTATTCACCAAGTGTGGCATTTGGCGTGGTGGCAAAACAACTCCACCATTGACTCATCTATCCAAAGCACTTTGTTTCTGTAGTTTTGGTcattacccaggtgttgtctggcaaacgtcTGTTGTATCTTGATATTAATTCTTGAGAGACGTCTTCTTGACCTCACATGTGAGCCAAGTTCGTgttgtctctttctgacagttgactaatACACATATTGGAGCAAAGAGGCGTGTGGATTCTCTGATGTTACCCTGGAGTTCTTAGAGACCTCTCTGAGCATGTTTCGGTCAGCTCTTGGGCTGGATTTGGATAATTGCGGTTTTACAATCCTCTTCCTGGTTGGAGTTGGGGAATTGTTTGAAACAGGGTGGTTCTTCAAATTGCGTAATGAggaatgatttttttttgttttgtcttcttATGTCTTTCTATGGCTTGCGCTAACATGTCCACATCCCCGGTTGGGTTTTGCCAGAGGAGCATAGGCAGCGACTCCCAGGGCCGCGTCACCGCAGCCAATAACCAGCGCCAGCTGGCGGCCGAGAACAAGAAGCCCTTCAACTTCCTGCCGCTGCACGTCAACACCAACAAGAGCCGTGAAGCACCCTCCGCCTCTGCCCCCTCCACCCCGTCCGTTGTGGCTACTGCCAAGAAGCAGAGCCCCGGCTCAGTCCGCAGGGAGGCCTTTGCCCCGTCTTTGCCCGGCAAGGACCTGCCGGGGCTGGGTAGAGGGGCAGAGAGACTTCCTCCACCCTCCGTGGACGACGGAAGGGATGATCCCAACATCGACAGCAGCCAGGTAGCTAACGTCCAGGCACCTGGCTTTACTGGAAGTCAAGTGCTTGtcagaatgttgtttttattttctttatattctGTCAGTGTCAAGTGATTAATCAACAATTTGGCTGCTGACCAGTTTTTCCTACACCACAGTTTCCCCATATCCCCAGAACATAACGTAGCAGCTTATCTGACCGGTCCCCAACCAAACATGACCATCATCAATTAAATGAGGCTCTGGACAAACTGAGTTTCCTTCAGAGTTCTGTTAGAATTTCCTGCCCATGGTATAACATTAACTAACGAACAAACACTTTTTGTATATTTGTCCAAGGCTACTGGCGCCGGATAGATTATATTGGTTATTTAGTCATCGGAGGCTAGTTTGGCTAGTTTACCTGGAGGAGAAATATGTACAAAAGGTTGCTTTTCTGGTCCATATCAGCCCTTGTATTCCTCCATCGCTTGAAAGTGATGCCTGTATTTTAGTTCTCTTCAGCTGCATTCCAATATCTTTGGGAGGGGAAAGGCACAATTACCggacaaaaaataaacacatgaaaACCACCAGGAAGACACTAATGCTATGAGTATGGCTACAATAGTGAACTGTACAaccaagggccctgaagacggATTGTCAGCCACCCGCTTGGCTGTTAtgcagaccaggtgctgtttaatattggcatggctggtcagggactgttgGCGAatgttgtcagtgcctttgtaaaaagacccacatttgtccCCTGTAGCTGGGATCAAACGACTCTGTGCATCCGAGTTCCATAGAAGTCAAAAAAAGTCAACCGTTTTTTGCACTGAAGTAATACGTTTCAGCTTGCAGTTATCCTACACTGCCTTTTTCTGATTGAGTGACTCGCATGGGTTTTTaacaataccagacagccaTGCGTCACATCTGCTCAACACTTGACTGGCCCAACAGCGCACGAAAGGAGCTGCAAGGTAGTTATTTGTGCGTGTGCCAGATTACTAAATGACTGGAGGTTGTCAAGTTTATAATgcgatttattatttttgtcaatcTCTAAAGAAATTGGCAGTGGCCCAATTGGgacagtgacttgctagtttTAGTAGTCCGACTTTACTAGTCTGACTACTTTTTACTGGCTTGGAGCCCTGCATTTTAAAGTAGATACGGACATTTTCAAAGGCTCCTTTAAGGAACTACTATTAACTACTTTAATCCATTGTTTGGCTGCTAATCTCAGCAGATATGGCTGACTTAATCTAATAAAGTCATCAAATAAAACCAAGTAATGTATGATTCTGAAATATTATGTAAGTAAATGTTCTGTTAAGCTCATTTTAAGGAGCTTGGTGCTTGCAACtgcagggttgtgggtttgattctcaTGGGGGCCAGTATGAAATTATATGGACTCACAATTTCAAACTGCTCTGGATTAAACGTATTATGCATTACTTTAAGgtacttttatattatatttgatAATTACCACAGTCAGGCCAAacccaacaaaatgttttgtcactAGTTCAATGTGCATTTAATAtgacatatttatttaaattgcaGCAGTAATGAAATccatattattttgtaataattgaaTCCATACTTAAATATAGGACAATGCAAACACAATGAAGGTTACTTTAGTTCTGGGTAATAAACAAggtccatttaaaaatgtaaagataaaaaTTTTCAGACATTTCTATATAAATGGCATACCTTTTACAGCATTTTGCCCCCTCCCCATTCCCAGTCTGAGCTTGCTCTGACCTCATCGTTCCGGGCTGTGTTCAACCTATCACATGGTGTTCTGTGCTCATGCTTCTATATGCAAAGTAGAACAGGAACAGGAGGCAAGCAACTCTGTGATGAAACCAATGTGTATTTAGGGCAACTTAAAAATACTCCGCCGCGGCCATATCCCGAGTGAGCTCTGCCCTCGTTTAGTTAGATCTAGGTAGTGGCCTGGTGCCTTCTCGCTCGCCCCTTCTCTTTCACGTCTTTCTCCGTCGGTCTGTCATTGATACCCGCTCGCACGCAGTCTTTCTCTGTCACACATCTCATACGCGCCCGCACGCCCTGTCTCTTAACCCTTTCAGGTGGTAAGCAAGCTGGTGCAAATTCGGGAGTACATCGGAAAGGCCAGCTCCATGCGGGATGACCTGGTTGAGAAGAACGACATTCCGGCCAACGTGGAACGCCTGTCCCACCTCATCGCCCACCTCAAGGAGCAGGAGAGGTCTTACCTCCGGTTCCTGCAGAAGATGCTGGTCAGTAGAGTATGATGGCTGATGGtattcctctgtctttctctctccctctcgtattttgttgaatgtttctcttttctttatttttttctcattaatTTGGTATGAAATTAGCTGTTTTACTTGCTTTGTATCTTTAGCAGTCATAAACAAAGGACCGTCTCTTAGAAATGTCTGAAATGCCTGCTTCTGCATGTTAACAGAGCCTGGTTCTTTTGATTTTCAGTATgcgtgttcacactgcaccttagcTTAGGACTAAGAGCCTCTTAAGCCCAGGGCTAAGGGAGATtttagcccagggctaagcaagtgttcacacttgcacattttgaagtgggctagcaccatccttagcctagggctagctggccctgctctggagcagggttaACACAGACTTATCAGGGCTAGCCCCAAAAACAGTGAGAAACGGGGTCTAGAAAAATTATATACGTTTGTCtaatcacaaaacctgccctttTACTTAATTTACACACGCTCTCGACACTTGCCGTCACCGACAGctacaatgtatttctattttggtCCTCTCACTCAGCAAaatttgtcatttcattataCCTGCTAAATCGTAATGAAGTAGTTATTGCATCTTGCTTTGAATGTAAATCCAGCAAATATGTAGAAAGAATAAAGGCTGACTAGTCACATTCTCTGCCTCGTGTTCATATTTTCACGtcgctctttttctctttctttgcgtAGTTTTAACAAAGTTGTGAAAGTTAATACCGACAAGGTGGGCATTTTGATCAACTGATTTCATGAAGTCGTTAATTGAAGCATGGTAGTGTAACGTTGATCGCGTGTCAGTGATGTACTTGTAACATTTGTAGCTTGTCATAGATAGAATGTAAAATAGTCTATTGTCATGTTTGtccgttagcccagggcttaggaatgCAAGTGTGAagccttagcccagggttaactAATTCTTGTGAACATAGGCTATGCTAACACAGGGCCAGTCTTTGCCTGGGGGCTAAGATAGGGCAGGTCTTAGTACAATGTAGTGTGAAAAGGCCTATTGATGTTGTAAGCCAATCGTGTTGTTTTGGAAAACTCCACTGCACCCTGGTCATGTATTCTTAATGCCCTGGTAACAGACAAACGTCCTTGTATCTGGTTCTGTTTGGAACTCAATATAGGACACGCGTTGCTTCCTAACTGCTGGATGTCACGCTGACAATTGTATCTCGACAGCAGCATGTCTTGCTATCGTTTTAGGCTGACACCTCCGGCATGCTTTTTTCATCATGGTTTGTGTTCAAGGGCTGTCTGTTCAGTCACTTTCAGCATCCTGCTGAAGATTTCTTTTCAGTGTAAACACTGCTCAAGTATTCACTTTGAGGTCAGGTAGTGAAAGAGGGACAGGGAGTGCATCTGTTGAAAAAAGGTCCTTTGTGACTTATTGGGCTTTGTGCGTTGAGCTGGTTAGTGATTAGCTGAAGCTGAGTTATGATAGCTGACCCTcagcactgactgactgatttacTGACCGACCGTTGAAACGGGGCTGGCGAGCAAAGGAACGGAGCGATAGTGGGAGACGACCGTCGTCTCGCTGACACGCTCGACGCCTATAATCCAACAGACTCCTTTCTCCGGCCCTTCTCCTTCTGCAGGCAAGGGAGAACGAGGAGGACGAGGCTGGAACGATGGACTCAGCCTTGGGTTCCGGCTCATTGCCTGAGAGCACCTCCCTCAACATCGAGGTGCGCTCCTCGGATGCCTCCAATGCTACGGTAAGTAACAGTAGacgaccccccccctccccgtgaCTATTTGTCAACATATCAGGCATTGCCATGGGTACATTTCCACCATAGGTCTTTCTTCCTGTTTCCTGCAGGATTGTGTTGTCAATCAAAGGCAATGTTCTTTCATGTCATTGTGTTTACAGTAACATATTGTTGCGCTAAGTGTTCTTTACATGGTAGCTAGGTACACCAGCCTGTCAGAGGTAGATTTAATAGCAACccaggttttttttaaatgtattttttataccAGGCAATGTTTTCTCCCAATTACACCATCAAACACAGAAGAATAACCAGGATGCTGTGTAATGTTTCTACATAATGCTTGTATTCTTAGTAACATATACCATGTTTATTTAGCAACATTTTCCCTGGCAGTAGTCAGTGTTCCCTAGCACTGCACATCAAACCTAGATTTCCTGGCGTCCCCAAACTGGACGCTCGCGCTTCAGCCAAAATAGACGGTTGTTTTGTTGTAGGTTTCTACATTCAGCTGCAGTATTGTTACGCTGAAAGAAATTCTGCTGTTCACCCCCGCATTCTCAAAGGAGACAAACAGTGAATGTAATGATGGACTAGGCAGAATTCAGCTTGCGCTGGCGGTTTTCTCACATCTCCGTCTGTGTGTTGGTCAGGGCCGGGTAGCAGAGCGTAGCGACCAGAAGGAAGAGCTGGAGAACCTGCGGCGGCAGCACGAGCTGCTGAAGAAGATGCTGGAGCAGCAGGAGCAGCTCCGGGCCCTGCAGGGCCGCCAGGCAGCACTACTGGCCATGCAGCACACCAGCCAGCACGCCGTGGACGACACCGGTGAGAGACGAGCACCGGCACGCGGAGGGGAACGCGTGTTACTGTCTCAGTGCTAcgttaataataaaataatcatcTTTATCAGACTTTGGGTTTGGTTAGAATTTGGGTTTAGAATTGGGGTTCAttttaggggttaggttaagttGAGCATAAAGGTTAGATTAAGGTTTAGTATTGGGTAAAATTCTTAACTGCTAAATAGGCAGTCCTTACTGTGGTAGtaaaccgtgtgtgtgtgtgtgtgtgcgcagtgCCAACCGAGACCACCGGCAGTGTGTCAGGGCTGAGCATCACCTCAGAGCTGAATGAGGAGCTCAACGACCTAATCCAACGCTTCCACAACCAGCTCCACGACACCCAGGTACCAGCCGGTTTAATGGGTCGTGCAAAACGCCTTCACCGTTTCCCTTCATTCTGACGCAGAATGAATCCAACTTGGGCAAACATGGAACATAATTTGTGTagtgtttctgtgttctgtcctTATGTTGTTAACCATCAGCAGCAACAGTTAACCGTAAGGTTGTGTTGTGGGGTGTCAGTTTATGGTGATTCTGATTACCCTGTTAACCCATATGTAGGCCGTGTCTGCTAATGTTGTGCGCGGTGGCCGTGTCTGCTAATGTTGTGCGCGGTGGCCGTGTCTGCTAATGTTGTGCACGGTGGCCGTGTCTGCTAATGTTGTGCACGGTGGCCGTGTCTGCTAATGTTCAGCGCCGTCTCTTGCCCCAGACCAAGGCTGTAGTCCCAGACAACCGCCGACAAGCCGAgagcctctccctctcccgtGAGGTGTGCCGCTCCCGTTCCTCTCAGCCGCCTCCCCGCTCGTCCACCGCCTCGTCCTCCTTCCTCCACCCCACAGCCCTGACCTCCGCCCCCCCCGCGTTGCCCTCGGCGGCCAGCGCCAAGCTAACCAAGCTGCAGGAGCTACAGGACAAGAAGCAGACCATGGACAAGATCCTGCAGGAGCTGCATTCCCTCCGAGACCAGACCCTCAACAACAACTCCTGTGAGTGCCCAGGCCAGTTACGGCCGCATGGTGGGAAGTGTGTAGTGCGAAACACAATATACTTGTTAGTTATCTCTGAGTTAAATTGTCTTTGACTGTCTGTGGATTGTTTATATGTAGCTTGTCCTCTTTCCACCAAGGTCGCGTTGCCGGCGAACCCCTTCCCTCTCAGCAAAGCCTGGGTCTGGGCTCCTCCTCGGATCGCCCCTCTGCCCTATACAGGGAACCTAACGGGGCCTCTGCCATGAGACAGGACCCATCTCCTTCCTACCGGCCCTCCACGCATCCCCAGCACGAGGACGCCCCAGCAGATAAACTCCGGTAATAAACTCTGACTTAATAAATGTATTCCTGCCCGTGCACAGCCTGCCAAGTGTGTATTTCAGGGACAGGACTATTGTGTTCAAATCCCCAAGCTGCAAAATCTGTTCTTCCCTTAAGCATGAGTCTTAATTGCTACTGTACtgtcgctctggataagggaATCTGCTAAATAAATCAAACATAAGAAACAAACGAAAACATGTTTAGTTGTGTGCCCCTGTGAGTTTGTACCAACAAAGCAAAGGAGATAAGCAGAAGGTACTCACTTTGACTTATGGCTCTTCAGCTGCCTGCACCAGAGAAATACACAGTTGTTCCAGACAAACGACCCCCTCCTATCCATTTAGCAGTCTGAGAAAACTACAAATCCAATTAGTCAAGTCTCTCCTGTTTATTGAATGTGGTCGTCACCTTCTCTTTTCCCTTTCTTAAGTCCCCATACGTTCCCTGACAAACCTTTTGAAACGTGACCTGAAAGGAAGAGCCAGCTTGCAGTCCTTTTCATTCCTTGACATTTTGAATTGGaacctccccccacctcctcgCAGGAAGCTGAAGGAGGTGCACAAGCGTCTGAACGAACTGCGCGAGCTGGTGCAGTACTACGAGCAGACGTCCGACATGATGGTGGACACGGTCAACGAGAACGTGAAGGAGGAcgacgaggaggaggatgaggaggaaacaGAGGAGGACGGCTCCATGCTCGAGGCGATGTTCGACTCGGAGCAGGAGAACCGCCGCCCCCCCGTCACCAATATCAGGTTGTGGAAGAGATGCAGACGGTGGTCACGCTTTTTTTTGATGGGTTCTGTCAGTTACAGCTGAAGTGCCATTTAAGCTACTATTCCTAATCCCTTGTCTTTCCCCTGGTCAGAAACCCACAGCACCCTGGGAACTGGACGGATATGAACAGCCTGACCAACGGCCgcggagggggaggggggggcgcCAACAACCGCTCCGACGGGAGACTCAACACCGAGTGTGAGATCAACAACCGCTCGGCCGCCGCCAACCTCCGCAGCCTCAACATCCCCTCGGCCATAGGTCaggccgcacacacacacacacacacacacacacacacccccttaACACTAACCTTCAGTGTCCCTGCCCCCAACAGAGTGTCAGTACAACAGTGACCGCCCCTACAACCAGGTCAAAGACCACAACCACACTGACCGCCGAAACGACGATGACGACGCCTTGGAGGATGAAGAGCGAGTGCCAGGACGCCGTGGTCAGGATAGCGAGGGCTCGGGGTCGAGCCAGAGGAGCAGCCTAGCCAACGACGACGCAGACTTTGCCCACAAGGTCCACCGGTTGCAAACGGCCAAGCAGAAACTCCGGCAGCTGCAGGAGCTCGTGGCCATGGTGCAGGTCAGACGTCTGGGAGGAGAACACCCTCTCATACACACTCACTACTTGAATGACACagactgatgtttttttgtttagattattttacacatccccccccccccccccgtctctcctGCTCCGTCTCACAGAGTGACGATACAGACGCCACCACGGCCAACGAGGATGAGAGCCTCCGACACCAGCAGCCCAATAACACCCGAGCTGCTGCCTCCTCCGCAGCCAAGAGCCCCAGGGACCTCGCCCTCACTGACAAGGCCAGGTACGGTTAGAGCCCCAGGGACCTCGCCCTCACTGACAAGGCCAGGTACGGTTAGAGCCCCAGGGACCTCGCCCTCACTGACTAGGCCAGGTACGGTTAGAGCCCCAGGGACCTCGCCCTCACGGACTAGGCCAGGTACGGTTAGAGCCCCAGGGACCTCGCCCTCACGGACTAGGCCAGGTACGGTTAGAGCCCCAGGGACCTCGCCCTCACGGACTAGGCCAGGTACGGTTAGAGCCCCAGGGACCTCGCCCTCACTGACAAGGCCAGGTACGGTTAGAGCCCCAGGGATCTCGCCCTCACTGACAAGGCCAGGTACGGTTAGAGCCCAAGGGACCTCACCCTCACTGACTAGGCCAGGTACGGTTAGAGCCCCAGGGACCTCGCCCTCACTGACAAGGCCAGGTACGGTTAGAGCCCCAGGGACCTCGCCCTCACTGACTAGGCCAGGTACGGTTAGAGCCCCAGGGACCTCGCCCTCACTGACAAGGCCAGGTACGGTTAGAGCCCCAGGGACCTCGCCCTCACTGACTATGCCAGGTACAGTTAGAGCCCCAGGGACCTCGCCCTCACTGACAAGGCCAGGTACGTTTAGAGCCCCAGGGACCTCGTCCTCACGGACTAGGCCAGGTACGGTTAGAGCCCCAGGGACCTCGTCCTCACGGACTAGGCCAGGTACGGTTAGAGCCCCAGGGACCTCGTCCTCACGGACTAGGCCAGGTACGGTTAGAGCCCCAGGGACCTCGCCCTCACGGACTAGGCCAGGTACGGTTAGAGCCCCAGGGACCTCGCCCTCACGGACTAGGCCAGGTACGGTTGTGCTGTGAGGAGAGGGCGCTTTTTTCCACTGTGATAAGGGCCAATGGAGAAAGTCTGTAGtcgttttctttgtgttttattgtgtttatcaCGTCTATCTTTCACTTTTACCCTTTGAAAATGTGACGCACGGTGGATCCAGGAGATGTTCTGAAGCACGGCCTCTGTTTCAGGGAGAAGCTGTACGAGGAGAAGCTTCGCCAGCAGCAGCAGGAGTTGAAGCAGCTCCATGAGGAGCGCCAGCGGCTGATGGAGATTCAGGACAAGATCCAGGACCTGCAGTGGGCCTGCCCCGACCTCCAGGTAAAAAGAAACACTTGTGTCCACAACACTTGCTCCTTCTAACCCGTCGTGGCCGGATGGCTTTATGTTGGGATTACGGCGTCCGTTCCAACTCTCCTGCTCCCCAGTCGTCGGTGTCTAGCAGCTCCGTGGGCCAGCAGGCCCTGATGAGGAAGCTCCCGGCTGCAGCTTCCACCCCGGCCCCTCCTCCCGCTCCGTCTGCACCGCCCAAAGCCGCTGCGTCCCCTGCCTCCGCCGCCGTGCTCAAACCCACCGCCCAGGCGTCCGCCTCGGTCACCGACAATGAGGTGAGTCTCTTGGATTTGGATCGGTTTTGGCAGGGCCGTCGATCAACGACGTCCGAGAGGGCTCGTACCACACAGCTCGCCAGAATCATCCGTGCTTTAACATTTGAGTTCGCCATTCGTTACCAAAGTCTGTCAGGTTAAACCGTAGCTTGACAGAATTGGCTACGGGGGAACTTGATGGAGCCGTGAGGGCCTTTATGTGCGGGTTCGACCCTGAAAACAACCTGTGTGCCTTAATCGTCCCCCAGCAGCTGTGGTGTGAGATGCGGCGCCACCAGATCCTTCGGGAGGAGCTGCGCCAGCGGAGGAAGCACCTGGAGTCCCTGATGGCCGAGCACCAGAGGAGGAGCGGCCTCAGCGACTCCCCCTATAGGCCGGAGGACCCAGAGGGAAACGCCGATGGCTCACAGCCGCTCAGCCGGGACGAGAGGTGAGATGGGGTTTcacctggattttttttttttctggatctAAAAGTGGGCTTATGTGGTGGGCGTGGCCAGGGGAGTGGCAGTAGGTGATGCTAGCCCATCACAGCAATGAATGTTTAGTCTCCTCCCACTGTTGATAATGCATCAGTTAAGGTCTGTGTCATTATACTGCCTGAATGCTGTTTGATGCTGCTGCTGTACCATATTTGACACATCCTTTTACATGTACTTAGACATCGTTCAGTCTCTGTTATCCACCTCTCACACTCCTCCCCAGGACCATGGCAACGTGGGGAGACTCCAGCCTCTGTCAGCTAGAGGAGGACGGCTATCCCTCCGAGACGGgcgctgaggaggaggaggaagaggaggaggaggaaggggcaGAGTCTAGCTCCAGTGACGACCAGCACCTATACTCCACTAGGAAGCAGCGATCATACAGCAATAGGAAACAACTTGGCAGGTCTGTTAGATGCGAGGACAcgttgtatttatttattttttacagtactgTCAATCAGTGGTAGTTCAATAAGGGGTCTCTATCTCCAGTCCTAGAGATGCCAGGTGTCCAGGCTTTTCCCTTAGGTTTATATTGATTTATGGTTATATCCAGTAATGCCTCTATTAAGGTCTTTCAGGCCTACCGAAGAACTGTGGCAGCAGTTTCTAATAACAATCCTTCTCACTGTCCAGTAAGCTCCTCAAGCCCCCCCGGCAGTTTGCGTCAGACGCCAGCGGCCGCCCGTTTCCCCGTGCTCAAGCCCGAGCCGCGGAACAACAGTCCCAGTCCAACGTCAGTGCCAGCGCGGCCGGTGCACGGCGCCAGGAGAACCTGCGCTGGGCCTCCGAGCTGTCCTTCCAGGAGGGCCCTGGCACCGGGGCCCGGTTGGCACCCCGTCCCTGGCAGGAGCAGGCGGCGGCGCTACAGAGGCAGCTGGACTTCAGCACTGGCATGTGTCAGACCCTTCTGCAGGACCAGCAGGTTGGTGTAGCGGTTGGCACCCTCTCTGACCATTTCATGTGCCCGATTTTGCCGTTTAGCAATCTGGCAagaggtgtttctgttgtaCCCGGTGACCTCCACCAAATCCAGTCCACCCTCAACCATTTAAAATATTCTAT contains:
- the pcm1 gene encoding pericentriolar material 1 protein isoform X4; amino-acid sequence: MATGGTSFDEQELHNWTVTNGSSLEDRLNNMDWGVQQKKANRSSEKNRKKFSAGGVTESRLTNDISPESTPGAGRRRARTPHSFPHVKYTTQMSVPDQAELDRLRQRINFTDLDERSIGSDSQGRVTAANNQRQLAAENKKPFNFLPLHVNTNKSREAPSASAPSTPSVVATAKKQSPGSVRREAFAPSLPGKDLPGLGRGAERLPPPSVDDGRDDPNIDSSQVVSKLVQIREYIGKASSMRDDLVEKNDIPANVERLSHLIAHLKEQERSYLRFLQKMLARENEEDEAGTMDSALGSGSLPESTSLNIEVRSSDASNATGRVAERSDQKEELENLRRQHELLKKMLEQQEQLRALQGRQAALLAMQHTSQHAVDDTVPTETTGSVSGLSITSELNEELNDLIQRFHNQLHDTQTKAVVPDNRRQAESLSLSREVCRSRSSQPPPRSSTASSSFLHPTALTSAPPALPSAASAKLTKLQELQDKKQTMDKILQELHSLRDQTLNNNSCRVAGEPLPSQQSLGLGSSSDRPSALYREPNGASAMRQDPSPSYRPSTHPQHEDAPADKLRKLKEVHKRLNELRELVQYYEQTSDMMVDTVNENVKEDDEEEDEEETEEDGSMLEAMFDSEQENRRPPVTNIRNPQHPGNWTDMNSLTNGRGGGGGGANNRSDGRLNTECEINNRSAAANLRSLNIPSAIECQYNSDRPYNQVKDHNHTDRRNDDDDALEDEERVPGRRGQDSEGSGSSQRSSLANDDADFAHKVHRLQTAKQKLRQLQELVAMVQSDDTDATTANEDESLRHQQPNNTRAAASSAAKSPRDLALTDKAREKLYEEKLRQQQQELKQLHEERQRLMEIQDKIQDLQWACPDLQSSVSSSSVGQQALMRKLPAAASTPAPPPAPSAPPKAAASPASAAVLKPTAQASASVTDNEQLWCEMRRHQILREELRQRRKHLESLMAEHQRRSGLSDSPYRPEDPEGNADGSQPLSRDERTMATWGDSSLCQLEEDGYPSETGAEEEEEEEEEEGAESSSSDDQHLYSTRKQRSYSNRKQLGSKLLKPPRQFASDASGRPFPRAQARAAEQQSQSNVSASAAGARRQENLRWASELSFQEGPGTGARLAPRPWQEQAAALQRQLDFSTGMCQTLLQDQQTLSYMLQTLLTGPYSALPNNLSSPQVHLVMHQLSQCYTQLAWQQNNVQRLKQVLSDMLLQQQQASSSGQQAPNQGSSSRESGGACPPLSPTSLFLPFPSSIPPSVNQALSLPPGFSGFSPLTGFNFNPLFPSAMGEFPQCVGAPTSSGQHQQQDPNTSVKTEYMSFPPPLQRSPLNTADKRPLRQDKSGCSRGHESGWLDVSQPPDPIAETPSAQRGANNGRPLTFDLVSQGSFSSTADPADPATVTKTFKAGRKASAQASLASRDKTPNSKRRSRRAKEQHKNPGPEAESDSVSSMADFVQERAPLPHRKRDQNQSLLDKLTQEKLDSKTKTGNKPNDLSSDASSDFSLFEALRETIYSEVATLISQNESRPHFLIELFHELQLLNTDYLRQRALYSLQDIVTRHLTEKNASEERPSSLGPVAWAAGSQSELTPSESLATSDADVSEKNVRVIKHNDPNKRRNDADSVDNESTLSTSSNLEPFANDDLGNTVIHLDKALARMREYERMKLKAELTLDTAAANAPEASANSSTSAAQLLAGAGGESGDVRCPQIDTQQLDRQIKAIMTEVIPFLKEHMDEVCSYQLLTSVRRMVLTLTQQNDESKEFVRFFHRQLGGILQDSLSKFTGRTLKDCGEDLLVEISEILFNELAFFRLMQDLDNNSRSVAATSQTRHRNNSRPPPKNNNQQVNQTHRNNQELKASEAEKSFSTLFLDEDKDQDETELREREEEANGGESKDSKSSEASEDDEGLPLSISLSKAETQALTNYGSGEDENEVEEMEEFEEGVPDVQTSLQASNDGGDQQGTIGNHETKSDPESSESNDAVKSSKSESIEVVDSPEEEHDGEGAERRRPEGGSHTATASAGAINNQEVSDSQVFNSSSPDTESPVMINSDEVVSGNTSQKSDEEDFVKVEDLPMQLSVLCQEELQKRIVEEQRNNNLTAEILSGNTDTLDGLVGSGDTLREPETVGAQSA